One region of Salvelinus sp. IW2-2015 linkage group LG6.1, ASM291031v2, whole genome shotgun sequence genomic DNA includes:
- the LOC111964592 gene encoding tyrosine-protein kinase STYK1-like has protein sequence MSSMSEADSRCKPGDTICNIRVYEQEVIIVPILLLASFLVMLVFIILLRYCPEKVDRIRPQNTVATSRSQRSRRQLHGIDAPLGINPLEHETIALDTPSYSTFSPTHSHPSSNCLSFSVRTPSLPPIPPPKTFIPSSLSSPLPQALTPSFTPMVQPRELPRQRLPESFNLVASLPAAFSLRSDKAVSLYRARMDNRNAVLRVLNDSASATERHNFLGFASFLSQLGPHPFLPELLGVVSLRVPLVTVVEELENRDLLSFLWRCRQVGTTLPMXS, from the exons ATGTCTTCAATGTCAGAAGCAGACTCCCGCTGTAAACCGGGAGACACCATCTGTA ATATCCGTGTGTACGAGCAAGAAGTGATCATCGTGCCCATCCTCCTATTGGCTAGCTTCCTGGTCATGCTGGTCTTCATCATCCTGCTACGGTACTGTCCTGAGAAGGTGGACCGCATCCGACCACAGAACACTGTGGCCACGTCCAGATCACAGCGCTCCAGAAGACAACTGCACGGCATtgatg CTCCCCTGGGTATCAACCCCCTGGAACATGAGACTATTGCTCTCGATACCCCCTCCTACTCTACCTTCTCCCCAACTCACTCCCACCCCTCCTCaaactgtctctccttctctgtgaggactccctctctcccccctatccCCCCACCCAAGACCTTCATCCCATCCTCCCTGTCCAGCCCCCTGCCCCAGGCGTTGACACCTTCCTTCACCCCTATGGTCCAGCCCAGGGAGCTGCCTCGCCAGAGGCTGCCAGAGTCCTTCAACCTAGTGGCCTCGCTGCCCGCAGCCTTCTCCCTGCGCTCTGACAAGGCTGTCTCCCTCTACAGGGCCCGCATGGACAACAGGAACGCTGTGCTCCGAGTGCTCAACg ACTCTGCGAGCGCCACAGAGAGGCACAATTTCCTGGGCTTTGCTTCCTTCTTGTCCCAGCTGGGGCCACACCCCTTCCTGCCGGAGCTCCTGGGCGTGGTTTCTCTGCGTGTGCCCCTAGTTACCGTTGTTGAGGAGCTAGAGAACAGAGATCTGCTCAGCTTCCTGTGGCGGTGCAGACAGGTAGGAACCACATTACCCATGAGNTCTTAA
- the gstk1 gene encoding glutathione S-transferase kappa 1: protein MASSRKVIELFYDVVSPYSWLGFEVMCRYRNVWNIDLKLRPAFLGGIMQGSGNKPPGLVPNKFLYMTTDLHRLAQYFQVPISPPADPFEAMFEKGSLSAMRFVAAVQEREVGGDKQVEQVSRELWMRIWSQDKDITQPASLSEAAMKAGLSASEVEELLKLSTSKEIKDKLKRSTQEALDHRAFGFPLAVCHVNGKAEVFFGSDRFELIAHCIGEKWMGPQPAAAKL from the exons ATGGCAAGTTCCCGGAAAGTGATTGAACTGTTTTATGACGTGGTCTCTCCCTACTCATGGCTTGGCTTTGAG GTCATGTGCCGTTACAGAAATGTGTGGAACATTGACCTTAAACTACGTCCTGCGTTCTTGGGTGGCATCATGCAAGGGTCAG GTAATAAGCCCCCAGGTCTGGTCCCAAACAAGTTCCTGTATATGACCACAGACCTGCACCGTCTAGCCCAGTACTTCCAGGTCCCCATCAGTCCCCCTGCTGACCCCTTTGAGGCCATGTTTGAAAAAG GCTCGCTGTCTGCCATGCGCTTTGTGGCGGCGGTacaggagagggaggtgggaggagatAAACAGGTAGAGCAGGTGTCCCGGGAGCTGTGGATGAGGATCTGGAGCCAAGACAAAGACATTACCCAGCCTGCATCACTCTCTGAG GCAGCCATGAAGGCRGGGCTCTCAGCCAGTGAGGTAGAAGAGCTGCTGAAACTGTCCACCTCTAAGGAAATCAAAGACAAGCTGAAGAGATCCACCCAGGAAGCACTGGACCATAGG GCCTTTGGTTTTCCTCTGGCTGTGTGTCATGTGAATGGAAAGGCGGAGGTGTTCTTTGGCTCTGACCGGTTTGAGCTCATTGCCCACTGTATAG GAGAGAAGTGGATGGGACCCCAGCCTGCTGCTGCCAAACTGTGA